A segment of the Pedobacter faecalis genome:
AATATACTTGCCCGATTCCAATGTATTGATCGTTTGCCGTGATACCTGCACCAGGTCTGCAAGTTCGGCTTGGGTGATGTTCTTTATTGCCCGTTGAATTCTTATCGTATTTTTCATTAAAGAGGTTTAGATTTCTTTGACAAGATTTCTGTTCAAGACATACAAGCAATAGTAAAACCTTGCAATGAAGACAATTAAAGTGGTGATTACGTTGTAAGTCATAATAAATAAGAATCCTAAACCATAGGTGGCAAAAATTACGACCAATACGATAACGTAATTTACAATAGCCGCCCATTGCCAGGACTCTAATCTTATTTTTCTGATAAGTTCATCTTCATGCTCTTGCCTGGCAAGTGAGATCATCAACAGAGACACAATAATTCCGGCGAATGCGAATTCGTCAGTCAGATTGTAATCCGCGGAGCCGTTGTCTTCCGGATAATATATCTGGAATCCCGGTATTGAAAAGCCATAGAAGTGCGTTGCAATGGAAAG
Coding sequences within it:
- a CDS encoding helix-turn-helix transcriptional regulator, which encodes MKNTIRIQRAIKNITQAELADLVQVSRQTINTLESGKYIPSTVLALKIAAVFGVAVEEVFQLEEGDL